The following coding sequences lie in one Kamptonema formosum PCC 6407 genomic window:
- the hemJ gene encoding protoporphyrinogen oxidase HemJ, with amino-acid sequence MAYLWFKAFHLIGIVVWFAGLFYLVRLFVYHAEANQEPEPAQTILKKQYEIMEKRLYHLITMPGMTVTVVMAIGLISTEPDVLKDSWLHFKLLLVALLIAYHFYCGRLRKKLAANECKWTGQQFRALNEAPTILLVLIVLLAVFKGSLPVNATVFAVAGLIIAMVATIQLYAKKRRQDKIKLSGELAQE; translated from the coding sequence ATGGCTTATTTATGGTTTAAGGCATTTCACTTAATCGGCATTGTCGTTTGGTTTGCAGGCCTGTTTTATCTGGTACGGCTGTTTGTCTACCACGCTGAAGCTAATCAAGAACCCGAACCGGCCCAGACAATTCTCAAAAAACAGTATGAGATTATGGAGAAACGTCTTTATCACTTGATTACCATGCCGGGAATGACGGTGACAGTGGTAATGGCGATTGGTCTGATTTCCACTGAACCTGATGTTTTGAAAGATAGTTGGCTACATTTTAAACTGCTTTTAGTCGCGCTTTTAATAGCTTATCATTTTTACTGCGGCCGACTCAGAAAAAAATTAGCCGCTAATGAGTGTAAATGGACTGGTCAGCAATTTAGAGCTTTGAATGAAGCGCCAACAATTCTTTTAGTATTGATTGTTTTGTTAGCTGTGTTTAAGGGAAGTTTGCCAGTAAATGCTACTGTTTTTGCCGTTGCGGGATTGATTATCGCGATGGTAGCCACCATTCAACTTTATGCTAAGAAACGGCGGCAAGACAAAATTAAATTATCGGGAGAACTAGCTCAAGAATAG
- the csx19 gene encoding type III-D CRISPR-associated protein Csx19 — protein sequence MTKPHCESIEDAQYISDLGKWLEQKARYYQLKYLLAHADDGVIWGHFDNNNLVNSGDVFPQLAKLRLCTLQQCRVFSKNAEVMLWKIGQDNWKARLIKDDNNPERCLEPDESQILWGTQKEEEKNGFTLVSDGSQGLKHGVPLMNISFSQDKNNLHRPIRLQVRHYIDYDDSGVARIYLSRLVDLTTKEEEND from the coding sequence ATGACTAAACCCCATTGCGAATCCATTGAAGATGCTCAATATATTTCTGATTTAGGAAAATGGTTAGAACAAAAAGCTAGATATTATCAATTAAAATATCTTCTAGCTCATGCTGATGATGGTGTTATTTGGGGACATTTTGACAATAACAACTTAGTCAATTCTGGAGATGTATTTCCCCAGTTGGCTAAGTTGCGTCTTTGCACACTCCAGCAATGCCGTGTATTTAGTAAAAATGCTGAGGTGATGCTTTGGAAAATTGGGCAAGACAACTGGAAAGCACGTCTAATCAAAGATGATAATAACCCAGAACGTTGTTTAGAACCTGATGAATCTCAAATCCTTTGGGGAACGCAAAAGGAAGAAGAGAAGAACGGTTTTACATTAGTGTCAGATGGTTCACAAGGTTTGAAACATGGTGTTCCTTTAATGAATATTTCCTTTAGCCAAGACAAAAATAACCTACATCGTCCGATTCGTTTACAAGTTCGTCATTATATTGATTATGATGATAGTGGAGTGGCAAGAATTTATTTGAGTCGTCTTGTTGATTTAACAACGAAGGAGGAAGAAAATGACTAA
- the fghA gene encoding S-formylglutathione hydrolase, with the protein MSDSPTLQKEYASFGGKVGFYSHHSHSCNSEMKFAIYQPPQAKSQSVPVLYFLSGLTCTEENFMLKAGAQQFAAKYGLILVVPDTSPRNTGIPGEDESWDLGSGAGFYVDATVEPWKAHYQMYSYVVEELPNLIAEHFPVIAEKQGIFGHSMGGHGALICALKNPERFLSVSAFAPIAAPTLSAWGQNIFTNYLGDNQEKWQEYDASKLILKVQYGRPILIDCGTADQFIIDGQLLPDVFSDACEKVGQPLTLRMQEGYDHSYYFIATFIEDHIRHHAAVLWGEV; encoded by the coding sequence ATGTCTGACTCTCCTACATTGCAGAAAGAATATGCAAGTTTTGGCGGCAAAGTTGGTTTTTATAGCCATCATTCTCACAGTTGTAACAGTGAGATGAAGTTTGCAATTTATCAGCCACCGCAGGCTAAATCTCAGTCTGTACCAGTTCTCTATTTCCTATCTGGTTTAACCTGCACTGAAGAAAATTTTATGCTCAAAGCAGGGGCGCAACAATTTGCAGCTAAATATGGGTTAATACTGGTTGTTCCTGATACTAGCCCTCGCAATACTGGCATACCTGGCGAGGATGAAAGCTGGGATTTAGGTAGCGGTGCAGGTTTTTATGTTGATGCAACTGTGGAACCTTGGAAAGCGCACTATCAAATGTATAGTTATGTGGTTGAGGAGTTGCCTAATTTAATAGCAGAACATTTTCCAGTAATAGCTGAAAAACAGGGAATTTTTGGTCATTCTATGGGGGGTCATGGGGCGTTAATTTGTGCTTTAAAAAATCCCGAACGCTTCCTTTCTGTTTCAGCTTTTGCACCAATTGCTGCACCAACTCTTTCGGCTTGGGGTCAAAATATTTTCACTAATTATCTGGGCGATAATCAAGAGAAGTGGCAGGAGTATGATGCTAGCAAATTGATCCTAAAAGTACAGTATGGTCGCCCTATTCTGATTGACTGTGGTACGGCAGATCAATTTATAATTGATGGGCAATTGTTGCCAGATGTGTTTAGCGATGCTTGTGAAAAAGTGGGACAACCGCTAACTCTGCGGATGCAAGAAGGTTACGATCATAGCTATTATTTTATTGCAACTTTTATTGAAGATCATATTCGGCATCATGCGGCTGTTTTGTGGGGTGAAGTGTAA
- a CDS encoding DUF29 domain-containing protein, whose translation MTKVIPKTDTLYEQDFVAWCEDTAAKLRRRDIDNLDFDNLIEEVESLGRSDRRELKNRLTVLLTHILKRMYVNSPENFNGWELTIIEQRRQIRDLLEESPSLKPYLVEILAKVCANALESVRFEYKQTEFPDTWQFDTETDVLSKKYWEEQ comes from the coding sequence ATGACTAAAGTGATACCAAAAACTGATACTCTTTATGAACAAGATTTTGTGGCGTGGTGTGAAGATACGGCGGCTAAACTCAGAAGGCGAGATATAGATAATCTTGATTTTGATAATTTGATTGAGGAGGTAGAGAGTTTGGGAAGAAGCGATCGCCGGGAATTAAAAAATAGATTGACGGTACTGCTGACTCATATTCTTAAGCGAATGTATGTCAATAGTCCTGAAAATTTTAATGGATGGGAATTAACGATTATCGAACAACGGCGACAAATTCGAGATTTATTAGAAGAATCCCCTAGTCTCAAACCTTATCTAGTAGAAATATTAGCTAAAGTTTGTGCTAATGCTTTAGAGAGTGTTCGATTTGAGTATAAGCAAACTGAGTTTCCTGATACATGGCAATTTGATACTGAAACAGATGTACTATCTAAAAAATACTGGGAGGAGCAATAA
- a CDS encoding RAMP superfamily CRISPR-associated protein: MSNERLKRNQRHIIERIIIRGTLILDTPTCLGNGDPDGPTDMMLVRDSISSHALLTGTSVAGALRNYVHEHEHGYRQDEQNNSLSTSLFGGISEDDDGDQSPLIINDSISSQVPKIELRDGVKINSITRTVDPEARAKYDLELLQAGTKFSLSLELLIEKEDREITLIKVIGRERPLLKTSSFHTFLFKWLAYRYKNKATLLKSLAIALQGLERKQDQNCSEDQKDLKSGEISLGMKKRRGFGRCHVKEWQVWSFNLEDSGDRMAWLLFDRECTNKLPVITNKIADALGVVLDEKEDKRDRFTINATFTLASPLLIRSGQAATGRAPDVVHLKSKRYGKDESVLSGTSLAGVLRHRAERIVNTLEKPTTIIDEIFGPDFSEDKTKEAKASRLIVHESVIKDTTDLVQTRIAIDRFTGGAYHGALFQEQPIFGKGDENLQLEIELRNPEQHEIGLLLLLLKDLWTQDLPVGGSSSVGRGRLQGKEATLMWTKEQKSWKIAQHDLSKNSLEITGSDRQDLENHVKKLVKYTK, encoded by the coding sequence ATGAGTAACGAACGATTGAAAAGAAATCAACGCCATATTATAGAAAGAATTATTATTCGAGGAACTTTGATACTAGATACTCCCACCTGTTTAGGAAATGGTGATCCAGATGGCCCCACTGATATGATGTTAGTACGAGACAGTATTAGTTCTCATGCTCTACTCACGGGTACATCTGTTGCGGGTGCATTGAGAAATTATGTGCATGAGCATGAACATGGCTATAGGCAAGATGAACAAAATAACAGCCTCTCTACTTCTCTATTCGGGGGAATATCTGAAGATGACGATGGCGATCAAAGTCCTCTGATTATCAATGATTCAATTAGTAGTCAGGTTCCCAAAATAGAATTACGAGATGGAGTAAAAATCAATAGCATTACTCGTACTGTCGATCCTGAAGCTAGAGCTAAGTATGACTTAGAGTTACTGCAAGCGGGTACAAAATTTTCTCTGAGTTTGGAATTGTTGATTGAGAAAGAAGATAGAGAAATTACACTAATTAAGGTTATTGGTAGAGAAAGGCCGTTACTAAAAACCAGTAGTTTCCATACATTTTTATTTAAATGGTTAGCATACCGATATAAAAACAAAGCTACATTGCTTAAATCTTTGGCGATCGCACTCCAAGGCTTAGAACGGAAACAAGATCAGAATTGTTCTGAAGATCAAAAGGATTTAAAAAGTGGTGAAATCAGCCTTGGCATGAAAAAACGGCGGGGTTTTGGTCGCTGTCATGTCAAAGAGTGGCAGGTTTGGAGCTTTAATCTGGAAGATTCAGGCGATCGCATGGCATGGTTACTATTCGATCGCGAATGTACCAACAAGCTACCTGTGATTACCAACAAAATCGCTGATGCTTTGGGTGTAGTATTAGATGAGAAAGAGGATAAGCGCGATCGCTTTACCATCAACGCCACATTTACCCTCGCCAGTCCCTTACTTATTCGCTCAGGTCAAGCTGCAACAGGACGCGCACCTGATGTGGTTCATTTAAAATCAAAACGTTATGGTAAAGATGAATCTGTATTATCTGGTACAAGTTTAGCAGGAGTTTTACGCCATCGAGCCGAACGGATTGTCAATACTCTGGAAAAACCCACAACAATTATAGATGAAATATTTGGGCCAGATTTTAGTGAGGACAAAACTAAGGAAGCTAAAGCAAGTCGTCTAATTGTCCATGAAAGTGTTATCAAGGATACCACTGACTTAGTACAAACTCGGATTGCGATCGATCGCTTTACTGGCGGTGCTTATCACGGTGCTTTATTTCAAGAACAACCTATTTTTGGCAAGGGTGATGAAAACCTACAGTTAGAAATAGAACTACGAAACCCTGAACAACACGAAATAGGCTTACTGTTACTACTACTTAAAGATTTGTGGACACAAGATTTACCAGTAGGAGGTTCTAGTAGCGTCGGTAGAGGAAGGTTACAAGGAAAAGAAGCAACCTTAATGTGGACAAAAGAGCAAAAGTCATGGAAAATTGCTCAACATGACTTAAGTAAAAACTCTTTAGAGATTACAGGTAGCGATCGCCAAGACTTAGAAAATCATGTTAAAAAGTTAGTTAAATACACTAAATAG
- a CDS encoding RAMP superfamily CRISPR-associated protein produces MKVITFLLKTEQPLLATSFQGDPNSDVSYPYIPGSMIRGALIGRYLKLPGKQRIDILADETSRRLFFDGNTRYLNAYPNSQEGWRSLPTLLSWRKEKGNEFKDTKDKIDVYDWSVSKDNDDLQSPKSLNEPFWVEDGKNIRLYSVDRRINIHNLRDRRKGRSASDKLDPATRQVIEERDGEIFRYDAIDVGQTFQGVIVYEEVDEKTIQELLNISDIWLGGSRSAGYGHVKITDVQINGNWSEIRNSSENRTSENLIITLLSDLIIRDDWGQYAALSPTQLIAEFLEKKSEELEPLLNKYKTYMDSVFVGGFNRKWGLPLPQVIAVKAGSVFVYEGVLVTAEQIRQLETTGIGERRVEGFGRVTINWRVANNQFTAKKPESKKYYPRNQPLLKVEESHILARQMAERILCKKLEGLLLDRVEYFKLNPNRITNSQLSRLIIVTRQSLDINSRQPLDLLLDNLPSNARTKYERTKVDGQILNQKIKDWLNHPKSWIESYLEPFAVANEPAILIDELALEYTLRLIMAIAKNATKEKPNE; encoded by the coding sequence ATGAAAGTAATTACTTTTTTATTGAAAACAGAACAACCTCTACTTGCCACTTCTTTTCAAGGCGATCCAAACAGTGATGTATCCTATCCTTACATTCCAGGCAGCATGATTCGAGGTGCGTTGATTGGTCGGTATTTGAAGCTACCTGGAAAACAACGTATAGATATTTTGGCTGATGAAACTTCTAGGCGTTTATTTTTTGATGGGAATACTCGTTATTTAAACGCTTATCCTAACAGTCAGGAAGGTTGGCGATCGCTGCCTACTTTACTGTCTTGGCGTAAAGAAAAAGGCAATGAATTCAAAGACACAAAAGACAAAATAGATGTATATGACTGGAGCGTGTCTAAAGATAATGATGATTTACAATCTCCTAAATCTCTAAACGAACCGTTTTGGGTAGAAGATGGAAAAAATATTAGGTTATACAGTGTGGATCGCCGGATAAACATTCATAATTTACGCGATCGTCGTAAAGGTCGTTCAGCTTCAGATAAATTAGATCCTGCAACTCGGCAAGTTATAGAAGAAAGAGATGGTGAGATATTCCGGTACGATGCTATAGATGTAGGACAAACTTTTCAAGGAGTTATTGTGTATGAGGAAGTTGACGAAAAAACAATTCAAGAATTGCTAAATATTTCTGATATTTGGCTGGGTGGATCTAGAAGTGCTGGTTATGGTCATGTCAAGATTACTGACGTTCAAATTAATGGTAATTGGAGTGAAATAAGAAACTCATCTGAAAACAGAACTAGCGAAAATCTCATAATTACCCTTCTTAGCGATCTGATTATTCGTGATGATTGGGGACAATATGCTGCTCTTTCACCAACTCAGTTGATCGCAGAGTTTTTAGAAAAAAAATCTGAAGAATTGGAACCTTTACTGAATAAATATAAAACCTACATGGATAGTGTGTTTGTTGGTGGCTTTAACCGAAAATGGGGACTACCTTTACCCCAAGTAATAGCTGTGAAAGCAGGTAGCGTATTTGTTTATGAAGGTGTGTTAGTTACCGCCGAGCAAATTCGCCAATTAGAAACAACAGGTATTGGGGAAAGAAGAGTAGAAGGGTTTGGTCGAGTAACAATTAATTGGCGTGTGGCAAACAATCAATTTACAGCCAAGAAACCAGAATCTAAGAAATATTACCCACGAAATCAACCTCTACTGAAAGTTGAAGAGTCTCATATTTTAGCACGCCAGATGGCGGAACGAATATTATGCAAAAAGTTAGAGGGATTACTTCTTGATCGAGTAGAATATTTTAAGCTGAACCCGAATCGTATAACTAATAGTCAGTTATCTCGGTTGATAATCGTAACTAGACAATCTCTAGATATTAATTCTCGTCAACCTCTCGATCTTCTTTTAGACAATCTTCCCTCAAATGCTCGTACTAAGTACGAGCGCACAAAAGTAGATGGTCAGATATTAAACCAGAAAATAAAAGATTGGTTAAACCATCCTAAAAGTTGGATTGAGAGTTATTTAGAACCTTTTGCGGTCGCTAATGAGCCAGCAATTTTAATTGATGAATTAGCACTAGAATACACCCTACGGCTCATCATGGCGATCGCTAAAAATGCAACTAAGGAGAAACCTAATGAGTAA
- a CDS encoding TIGR03986 family type III CRISPR-associated RAMP protein: MSPKHIDNITDPQRRARAPYNFVELPEKVVEAEALPDGDRYHLDRHTGRIECTLTTKSKLYTRCGWNPEDFAEHSEKAFKELSEEIKNKRSNFFINPATQQLLIPGSSIRGMLRTLVEIVSFSKIDRVTENKLFYRSLGDPALKDIYHANFVDDLGKVQNSSHSRADCHRAKAHAGFLRKHGNYYVIEECGYGRIDRHPTKRVIPNLPNQPNLPTKPLYQGSGPGKAPSWTYQYQIIYVDIDSSEQDYFFPQQINSNGRQRHPDLYLRFREVHSASFTPAPELQKGTLVITGDMQHKHLEFVFLDEKLKEYSVTEEMVRRFQDDDQITKWQKDAYSKDKPSRACRQQDGYLRDGEPVFFLLNDDGEAVRFFGRAQMFRLPYEHSPLKFVPPKLRDASRTDIAEAIFGYVNGKEPRVKTGAGRVFISDGTLNPNQEEKVKPSLDKNPEQILLSSPKPTTFQHYLVQPNETEARQNKLKHYASQPPTDTEAGETVIRGHKLYWHKPCKIEVPENSDTQTSLIKPLDPEIEFTFTIYFENLSNVELGALLWVLSLSSDKSEILQTGKQGEKYCFSLGMGKPLGMGAVKIDYELHLSDRTARYSQLFNGDGWSQDDKEQDEVTQSETNCISEFEKYCISEFEKYVLDRISENDYPDKHNRQLLEHLRQIPRIEMLLAMLRCDSPSEAPNYMKLEEFKNRKVLPTPLDIRKVEDKPRFPTDSTSSSKTVSKPQKKAIAPPNEIEKPVNLALQRGATPTQVKPKPKLKLPQKPKP; the protein is encoded by the coding sequence ATGAGTCCTAAGCATATTGATAATATTACCGATCCGCAACGTAGAGCCAGAGCGCCCTACAACTTTGTGGAATTACCAGAAAAGGTTGTTGAAGCAGAAGCTTTACCTGATGGCGATCGCTACCATTTAGATCGGCATACTGGCAGGATTGAATGCACTTTAACAACGAAATCTAAACTTTACACTCGTTGTGGTTGGAACCCAGAGGATTTTGCAGAACATAGTGAAAAAGCTTTTAAAGAATTATCAGAAGAGATAAAGAATAAAAGATCTAATTTTTTTATTAATCCAGCAACTCAGCAATTACTTATCCCTGGTAGCAGCATACGAGGAATGTTAAGAACTCTAGTTGAAATTGTGAGTTTTAGTAAAATCGATCGCGTAACTGAAAATAAACTATTCTATCGTTCACTTGGCGATCCGGCTTTAAAAGATATTTATCATGCTAACTTTGTCGATGATCTTGGGAAAGTACAAAATTCATCTCACTCTAGAGCAGATTGTCACAGAGCTAAAGCTCATGCAGGTTTTTTACGCAAGCATGGGAATTATTACGTTATTGAAGAATGTGGCTATGGACGAATTGATAGACATCCTACTAAAAGAGTTATTCCTAACCTCCCTAATCAGCCTAATCTTCCAACTAAACCACTCTATCAAGGCTCTGGGCCTGGAAAAGCGCCAAGCTGGACATACCAGTATCAAATTATCTATGTAGACATTGACTCTTCGGAACAAGATTACTTTTTCCCTCAGCAAATCAATAGTAATGGCAGACAGCGCCATCCCGATCTTTACTTACGCTTTCGTGAAGTTCACTCTGCTAGTTTTACTCCTGCACCAGAATTACAGAAGGGAACGCTTGTAATAACGGGAGATATGCAGCATAAGCATCTAGAGTTTGTTTTTTTAGATGAAAAGTTAAAAGAGTATTCAGTGACTGAGGAAATGGTCAGGCGTTTTCAAGATGATGACCAAATAACCAAGTGGCAGAAGGATGCCTATTCTAAAGATAAGCCGTCTCGTGCTTGTCGCCAGCAGGATGGATATCTTCGAGATGGAGAACCTGTGTTTTTCTTACTCAATGATGATGGAGAGGCTGTTCGCTTTTTTGGACGAGCGCAGATGTTCCGTTTACCATACGAGCATTCTCCATTAAAATTTGTACCTCCTAAATTGAGAGATGCTTCGCGTACAGATATTGCTGAAGCTATTTTCGGCTATGTCAATGGTAAAGAACCGAGAGTAAAAACTGGTGCGGGTCGAGTATTCATTAGTGATGGTACACTTAATCCCAATCAAGAGGAAAAAGTAAAACCAAGTCTAGATAAAAATCCTGAACAAATCCTGCTTTCTAGCCCAAAACCTACTACATTTCAGCATTATCTGGTTCAACCTAATGAAACTGAAGCTCGCCAGAACAAGTTAAAACACTATGCTAGTCAGCCTCCAACTGATACAGAAGCAGGAGAAACTGTTATTCGAGGACATAAACTGTACTGGCACAAACCCTGTAAAATTGAAGTTCCCGAAAACTCAGATACTCAAACTAGCTTAATTAAACCGCTCGATCCAGAAATTGAGTTTACTTTTACTATCTACTTTGAAAATCTCAGTAACGTTGAACTGGGTGCGCTGCTGTGGGTGTTGAGTCTCAGCAGCGATAAATCAGAAATTCTCCAAACAGGTAAACAAGGAGAAAAATATTGTTTTTCCTTGGGTATGGGTAAACCGTTGGGGATGGGTGCGGTGAAGATTGACTATGAATTGCATTTGAGCGATCGCACCGCACGGTACAGTCAATTATTTAATGGTGATGGATGGTCACAAGATGACAAAGAGCAAGATGAAGTTACTCAATCAGAAACAAACTGTATCAGTGAATTTGAAAAGTACTGTATCAGTGAATTTGAAAAGTATGTCCTCGATCGCATTAGCGAAAATGATTATCCAGACAAACACAACAGACAACTGCTCGAGCATCTGAGACAAATACCACGAATTGAGATGTTGTTAGCGATGTTACGGTGCGATTCACCTTCAGAAGCACCTAATTATATGAAACTTGAGGAATTTAAGAATAGAAAAGTGCTACCTACGCCCTTGGATATTAGAAAAGTTGAGGATAAACCTCGCTTTCCTACGGATAGCACTTCATCTTCAAAAACAGTATCAAAACCTCAAAAAAAAGCGATCGCCCCCCCTAACGAAATAGAAAAGCCAGTTAATTTAGCCCTACAGCGAGGGGCTACACCAACACAAGTAAAACCGAAACCCAAACTGAAACTCCCACAAAAACCCAAACCCTAA
- a CDS encoding Cas10/Cmr2 second palm domain-containing protein yields MSEYVVTILDTTGIQSYIFNTNRLRENIGASYLISQATGDLDPSTDDWVKKKLEELGVPKNRQQEPIKNSGLNAELVYAGGGNAMLLFKSIDIAKDFTRKLSMQILEHAPGLNIVVAHCEFNWDNDCLYEKVEKLHIEELEKQKRARIPSAPLLGLGVTALCNSTQLPAVNTNEGYIKDIDREDICLVSRETEAKLKVVSSKHGEPANQALKKRFADVLHQTDYQFPYRMDHLGRSRGESSYYAVIHADGNGMGERFKEYGKDSRDNSDYVNRMRGLSNSVNKASLAAVKKVVNVLINSIHSDGKVMGRFSIFTQDGKHYLPFRPLVYGGDDVTFVCDGRLGLALATIYLQALQKPLLADGKQMRACAGVCIVKSHYPFARAYSLSEALCNNTKEFVREQKQQWAKEFSGIDWHIAASGLFGTIGDIRQREYQVSTGELTMRPVLLQEEENEWRNWSNFINTVECFNSNRDEKECQEWKERKNKILALREKLREGQPATKHFLKAYRIDRLPLMKGGDEIVLRETGWTEEHCGYFDAIEAMDFYFPLNKGVSDDCLQAENQAAE; encoded by the coding sequence ATGAGTGAGTATGTAGTGACAATCCTTGATACTACGGGGATTCAATCTTATATCTTCAATACTAATCGCTTGCGAGAAAATATTGGGGCTTCCTATCTTATTAGTCAAGCAACAGGAGATTTAGATCCCAGTACAGATGACTGGGTAAAGAAAAAGCTCGAAGAATTAGGAGTACCTAAAAATAGACAACAAGAACCCATAAAAAATAGTGGATTAAATGCAGAATTAGTCTATGCGGGTGGTGGTAATGCCATGTTGTTGTTCAAGTCTATAGATATTGCTAAAGACTTTACTCGTAAGTTAAGTATGCAAATTCTAGAACACGCACCAGGGCTAAATATTGTTGTGGCTCATTGTGAGTTTAATTGGGATAATGATTGTTTGTACGAAAAGGTCGAAAAACTTCACATTGAAGAATTAGAGAAGCAAAAAAGAGCCAGAATCCCATCAGCACCTTTACTAGGTTTAGGAGTTACAGCACTTTGTAACTCGACTCAGTTACCTGCTGTTAATACTAATGAAGGGTATATTAAAGACATTGATCGGGAAGATATCTGTCTGGTTTCTAGAGAAACTGAAGCAAAATTGAAAGTCGTTTCATCAAAACATGGTGAACCTGCTAATCAAGCTCTCAAAAAAAGATTTGCAGATGTTTTACACCAGACAGATTATCAATTTCCCTACCGCATGGATCATTTAGGTCGTTCCAGAGGTGAAAGCAGCTATTATGCAGTGATTCATGCTGATGGAAATGGCATGGGAGAGCGTTTCAAAGAGTATGGCAAGGATAGTCGCGACAACTCCGATTATGTGAACCGAATGCGCGGACTTTCTAACTCTGTTAACAAAGCAAGTTTGGCAGCAGTTAAAAAAGTTGTGAATGTTCTTATTAACTCAATACATTCAGATGGTAAAGTCATGGGAAGATTTTCTATCTTTACTCAAGATGGAAAACATTACTTACCATTTCGCCCCCTTGTTTATGGTGGTGATGATGTTACTTTTGTTTGCGATGGTAGGCTAGGACTAGCATTAGCAACAATCTATTTACAAGCATTGCAAAAACCACTATTAGCTGATGGTAAACAGATGAGAGCTTGTGCAGGAGTTTGTATTGTTAAATCTCACTACCCGTTTGCAAGAGCTTATTCTTTGAGCGAGGCTTTGTGTAACAATACTAAAGAATTTGTTAGAGAACAAAAGCAACAATGGGCAAAAGAGTTTTCAGGAATTGATTGGCATATTGCCGCAAGTGGTCTATTTGGAACAATTGGAGATATTCGCCAACGAGAATATCAAGTTTCTACAGGGGAATTAACAATGCGTCCGGTTCTGCTTCAAGAAGAAGAAAATGAGTGGCGTAATTGGTCTAACTTTATCAATACTGTTGAATGTTTCAACAGTAACAGAGATGAGAAAGAATGCCAAGAATGGAAAGAGCGAAAAAACAAAATTCTTGCTCTTAGAGAAAAGTTGCGAGAAGGCCAGCCAGCAACTAAGCACTTTCTGAAAGCTTATCGGATTGATCGCTTACCTTTGATGAAAGGCGGTGATGAAATTGTTTTAAGAGAAACTGGTTGGACAGAAGAACATTGCGGATATTTTGATGCAATTGAAGCAATGGATTTTTATTTCCCATTAAATAAAGGAGTGTCAGATGATTGTTTACAAGCTGAAAATCAAGCTGCTGAGTGA
- a CDS encoding RAMP superfamily CRISPR-associated protein: MIVYKLKIKLLSDTTFGRGDGVAGLVDQEVEHDSSGFPYLRGRTLKGLLSEECDNLIAVLSPHNVCRDWESVACKLFGKPGSTLETSSQMQVGDACLPEDLRQAVAYQLKRLDNKLMRVDILESLTTIRRQTAIDSKTGVADETTLRSARVVLRELEFTANLSFEVQPGRDALTLLSVGTLALRRLGSNRNRGLGHIEGQLLNPDDQNITKDFVQYFGTL; the protein is encoded by the coding sequence ATGATTGTTTACAAGCTGAAAATCAAGCTGCTGAGTGATACAACTTTTGGACGAGGCGATGGTGTAGCAGGTTTAGTCGATCAAGAAGTTGAACATGATTCCTCTGGATTCCCTTATCTTCGAGGACGAACTTTAAAAGGATTGCTGAGTGAGGAATGCGATAATTTAATTGCTGTGTTATCTCCTCATAACGTCTGTAGAGATTGGGAATCAGTCGCTTGCAAGCTATTTGGTAAACCTGGAAGTACCCTTGAAACAAGTTCTCAAATGCAAGTTGGCGATGCTTGTTTACCAGAGGATTTGCGGCAAGCAGTGGCATACCAATTAAAGCGACTGGACAACAAATTAATGCGGGTTGATATTCTGGAATCTCTGACAACTATTCGTCGCCAAACTGCGATCGATTCAAAAACTGGAGTAGCCGATGAAACAACGTTACGTTCTGCTCGTGTAGTGTTGCGCGAATTAGAATTTACGGCAAACTTAAGTTTTGAAGTACAACCAGGTCGAGATGCTTTAACTTTGTTATCTGTTGGAACCTTAGCACTCCGACGATTGGGAAGTAACAGAAATCGAGGACTGGGACACATCGAGGGTCAGTTATTAAACCCTGACGATCAAAATATTACTAAGGATTTTGTTCAGTATTTTGGAACACTTTAA